DNA sequence from the Bradyrhizobium diazoefficiens genome:
CGCATTGCCGTGCCGGAAGACGTCGCCGCAGCGATCGACCCCGGGACCCTTGCCGTACCAAATGCCGACCACGCCGTCATATTTGGCGCCGGGCGAGAGGTTGAGCTGCTGCGAGCCCCAGACGGCGGTCGCCGCCAGATCCTCGTTCACGCCGGGCTGGAATTTGATGTTGTACTGCTCGAGATGCTTTCGCGCGGCGAACAGCTGCTGGTCGTAGCCGCCGAGCGGCGAACCGCGATAACCTGAGATGAAGCCGGCGGTGTTCAGCCCCGCGGCGCGGTCGCGGCGAATCTGGGCCATGGGCAGGCGCACCAGCGCCTGAATGCCCGTCGTAAAAATATGGCCTGTGTCCTGGGTGTATTTTTGATCGAGACTGATCGGACCCTGGTTGATGCCCATTGTTGTCCTCTTCCGCCCTTTTGAGCGTCTGGCCACTTAAGCCGTTGCCTGCCCGTTGTTTTTAGCTAGGGCGCGCCGACCACCGTCGCCACTCTATGTCGGATATTTAACGCGGCGCATCACAAATCTGGGCTTTCCGCGATGGCGGGAAAAAACGCAATTTCGTGGCCGGAAAGGCATTGGCGATTTTCAATTTGTGTCACCATACCCCCGCTGCCGCGAAACGACATGACGCCGCTATGATTCGGCACTCGACGATTGGTCGCAGGAGAAGGCTTTCGATGCGGACGATTCTGGCTGTTGCGCTCTTGTGCAGTGCGGTTGCGGGCGCTTCCGTCGCCGCCGAGCCGTCGCCCGAGGTGATCGCTTACGGCAAAGCACTGGTCGAGGCCGGCGACTGCGCGGGCTGCCACACCGCCGATCCGGCAAAACCGTTCGCGGGCGGCAAGCGCATCGACACGCCATTCGGCGCGATCTATGCGCCGAACCTGACGCCGGACCGCGACACCGGGATCGGCGCCTGGCCGGATGCCGATTTCACCCGCGCGGTACGTTACGGCATCGCGCCGGACGGCTCGCGCTACTACCCGGCCTTCCCCTACCCCTACTTCACCCGGATGACCAAGGACGACACGCTGGCGATCCGCGCCTATCTCGGCACGCTTGCGCCTGTTATCAGCCGCAACAAGCCGCCCGAGTTGCGCTGGCCGTTCGGCTATCGCGGCCTGATGCGGGCCTGGAATTTGCTGTTCTTCAAGCCCGGCCTTTTCGAGCCGGACCAGACCAAAAGCGTGGCGTGGAATAGAGGCGGCTATCTCGTCACGGGACCAGGCCATTGCGGCGCCTGCCACACGCCGAAGAACTATTTTGGCGCGGACAAGACCGCGCAGGCGCTGTCGGGCAGCGAAGTCGGTGGCTGGTACGCACCGCGCCTCGATGGCGCCCCGCGCAGCGGTTTGCAATCGTGGAGCGCCGAGGACATCACCGAATATCTGCAGAGCGGCCGCAACGCCAAGAGCCATGCCGGCGGGCCGATGGCCGAGGTAATCGTCAATTCGACGTCCAAGATGAGCGATGCCGATGTCCGTGCGATAGCGGTTTACCTGAAGAGCCTGCCGCCGTCGCGCCGTGAGACGATCGTGACGCCGCCCGATGAGGCCGAGATGAAAGCAGGCCAGGCAGTCTACGCAAAATTCTGCATCGCCTGCCATGAAGCCGACGGCAGCGGCGCGCCGCGCATCTATCCGCCGCTGCCGGCCAATGCGCTGCTGCAATCGATCAACCCGTCCTCCACCCTGCGCATCATCCTCGACGGCGCGCGCACCGTGACGACGCCGCGGGCGCCGAATACCGGCGAGATGCCGGCCTATGCCAGGCAATTGTCCGATGACGAGATCGCCGCGGTGACGAACTACATCCGCAATTCCTGGGGCAATGCGGGCCCGCTGGTGACGCCGGCGCAGGTAGCGAAGGCGCGCGGACAGGAGCCGTAGCTAGGGCTCCTGCTCCTCATCTCCCGTGAACACGAATTTCGGCATCTCCCATTTGTAGCGCACCGCGAGCAGGCGAAAGCTGAGGCCGAGCACGAAAGTCAGGATCGTCCAGAGCTCGGCGTTGAGATTGAGGCCGAAGGCGGTGGCATAGAACAGGCCGGTCACGACCGAAACACTGGCGTAGAGTTCGGAGCGGAACAGCAGCGGCACGTCGTTGCAGAGCACGTCGCGCAGGACACCGCCGGCGCATCCCGTCACCATGCCCGAGACGATGACGATGGGCAGCGAGGCATCCATCTGCCAGGCGACGTTACAGCCGATCATGGTGAAGACCACGAGGCCGATGGCATCCAGCACGATGAAAGCGACGTGCAGCCGGTGTACCAAGCGCGCGATCAGGATCGTCAGCAGCGCCGACCCCCCCGGCAGCGCGAGGTAGACCGGATTTGCAACCCAGACCAGCGGATAGTGACCGAGAAAGAGGTCGCGCAGTGTGCCGCCGCCAAGCGCGGTGACGCAGGCGAGAAGACAGACGCCGACATAATCCATGCTGCGCCGGCCGGCGGCCAACGCTGCCGTCATGCCCTCCGCCGAGATGGCGACATATGCCAGAAGGTGCAGCACGCTGTCGGTTGGCGGCAAACTCCACATCGACTTGTTCCCTTGTCGCGGCCATGGAACCCCGTCCATGGTTCCTTCCGGAACAGGTTCCCGATTCCCGGGATAAGGGCAACATGCGACGAAAGCATAAAGGGCCCGGAACAGAATCTCGCATCCACGGGTTGTCCCGCCGCAATCAACGAGGAGACCCAATCGATGGCTGACGACCGTTTTCCCAACGATCCGTACCGCCCGAACCTCGCCGACGATGAGTACCTTCGCGCGGCGCGCCGGGATGCCGACCTTCAGGTCGATCCCGAGTTGGGTGAAGGCCCCGCCTCCAGCGGCAAGGTCGCGCTGTTCGCGGTGGCGATCGCCCTGGTGCTGGGTGCCGTGTTCTATGGCTTGAACAATACCAGCACGAACAACCAGGCGAGTAACACGCCTGCTACGCAGACCGCGCAGCAGACGGCTCCGGCCAATCCAGCCGCACCTCCCGGCATGCGTGACGTGACGCCGCGCAACAACACCGCGCCAGGCGTGACCACAGGCGCGGCGCCGAGCAAGCCGGCCCCGGATACGCAGACGCCGTCTGACGGCGCCAAGTAACGATTTGCGACAATGTGCGACGGCGGCGGATCGAAAGGTCCCGCCGCCTTTCGTTTGGATCTAGCCAAACATCTTGTTGAGCTCGCCGCCGGGATAGCCGCCGGCAAGCTCGGTGAACGTTCCCTTCTCCGCCATCTCCTTGGCTGCGCGCATGAAGCCGCCCCAGGCGGCCCGGGCGAGCGAACCGCCGACGCTGATCCGGCGCACGCCGAGATCTTCGGCCTCCCTTAACGACAGGCCCGAGCCGCCGATCAGCAGGTTGAACGGCTTCGGATGGACCGCCTTCACCACCGCGGCGATGTCCTCGCGGGTCTTCAGGCCCGGTGCATAGAGACAGTCCGCGCCGGCATCGGCGTAAGCGGTGAGCCGGTCGATGACGAGCTTGAGGTCGGTGACGCCCCAGAGATACGCCTCGCAGCGGCCGACCAGCAGTGTGCTGCTGTCGCCGATCGCCTTGCGCGAGGCCTTGATGCGCTCGACTGCGAGCGCCCGCTCGTAGATCGGCTTGTCCTTGTCGCCGGTGGAATCCTCGATCGAGAGGCCGGCGATACCGGTCCGCACGCCGCGCTCGACATTCTCCGCAACCTTGTCCGGCTCGATTGCGAAGCCGCCTTCGAAATCCGCATTCACGGGGATGTCGACCGAAGAGCTCAATGCTGCCAGATGCTGACAGACGTCCTCGACGGTAACGCGATTGTCGGCCCTGCCGATGGTCCAGGCAAAGCCCGCGCTCGACGATGCGATCGCCTTGAAACCAAGATGCTGCAACGCTTTGGCGCCACCGACATCGACCGGATTGGGCAGGATGAAGCAGCCGCTCTCGTGCATCTTCCGAAATGTCGCGCGCTTGTCAGCAATTGTCACCGGCATATTGTTCTCTCCCATGTTGGCCGCGCAGACATAGGCACGCCGACTCGGACGCGCTAGTGCGCGTCGTGCACCGCGCGGCTGTCCTTCGGCGCCTGCTCGCGATCGTTCATGCCGTAGTCACGGATGACGCTGGCGATGCGCAGATGATAGTCGGCGAAGATCTGCGCCCTGCCCTTGGCCTGCGTGCGTCGGTGCTCCATCGTGTTGCGCCAGGCTGCGACGGCCGCCTCATTCCGCCAGAACGACAGCGACAGGATCTTGCCCTTCTCGGTCAGGCTTTCGAACCGCTCGACCGAGATGAAGCCGTCGATGGTTTGCAGGATCGGTTTCAGATCGGCCGCGAGGTCGAAATAGTCCTGGCGATGTTCCGGCTTGGGCCAGACCTCGAATATCACCGCGATCATGGACGTCTCCTTATCGTTGGTGACCTACACTACCACTTTGCGCAGGAAGGTGCGCTCCTCCGCGAGGATGAACTTGTTGTCCTCGGCAAAGTGGAAATTCGCCATGCTTTCGGCATCCTGCCGCAGCCGCGCGCGATAGGCTTCGTAGGCGGCGAGGCTCTCGAAGGTGATCAGCGCAAACGCAATGTTGTTGGTGCCCTCATGCGGCATGAAATAGCCGATCAGGTCGCCGCCGCATTTCGGGATGATGGTGAGCCAGCGCTTCGAATATTCCTCGAACTGAGCGCGCTTGAACGGGTCGAGTTGGTAGCGGATGAAGACGGTGATGGACATGTTGGGCTCCTGGGTTGCCGCCGCCAATGCGAGCGCAGCAAGGTCTCGTAGGGTGGGCAAAGCGAAGCGTGCCCACCTCGTTTATTCGCAACGACGGTGGTGGGCACGTCGCTATGCTCCTTTGCCCACCCTACGACGCTCCTCGCAATAACGACGAGGTGAAAGACTACGCGCTTGCCCGACTACAATGCTTCGGCTATCATCGAAGCATGAAATCAGGACCCGACATCGCCATGGTCGCCGCGCTGGTCGGCGACCCCGCCCGCGCCAACATGCTCACGGCGCTGATGAACGGACGCGCGCTCACCGCAAGCGAGCTTGCGCAGGAGGCCGGCATCACGCCGCAGACTGCGAGCTCGCATCTGGCAAAACTCGAGGCCGGCGGGCTGGTCGAGCCGGAGAAGCAGGGCCGCCACCGCTACTACCGCCTCACCGACGACGACGTCGCCGGCGTGCTCGAAGGGCTTGCCGGCCTTGCCGCGCGCACCGGCCACATGCGCGTGCGCACCGGGCCGAAGGATCCGGCGCTGCGCCGCGCACGGATCTGCTACGACCACCTCGCCGGCGATCTCGGCGTGCAGATGCTCGATAGCTTGCGCGAGCGAAACCTGGTCCGGCAGAAAAAGCAGGAGATCGAGCTGACCGCCGAAGGCGAGCGCTTCCTCGCCAAGTATCTGCAGATCTCGCCCGACATGCTCAGCCATCCGCGCCGCCCGGTCTGCAAGGCCTGCCTCGACTGGAGCGAGCGGCGTCATCATCTCGCCGGCACACTCGGTGCCGCCATGATGCAGCGCTTCGCCGAGCTGAAATGGGCCGCGCGCGACGCCACCCCCGGCAGCCGCGTGGTGAATTTCACCCGCACCGGCGACAAACAGTTCGCGGCGCTGTTCGGGACCAGGAAGGACTGATCACGCGAGCTGCGTGACGGCACACAATCGCGTGTGGACGCGGGCTCTCGTCATGGCCGGAGCTTGACCCGGCGATCCACTCGCTTATGGCCTCCGTCATTCCATGCGAAGCATCGAACCCCGAATCTCGAGGTTCCGGGTTCGCGCTCCGCGCGCCCCGGAACGACGCCACCAAGAGAGCCGCCATGATTCGCATTTTCCCGGCCGCCCTTGCCGCCGTACTGCTCGCTTTCCCACTCACCGCGCACGCCGCCGACACGTCCCAACGCGAACCCTACGGCATCGCGCTCGAGGGCTTTGCCTATCCCTATCCCGTGCACCTGTTGCCGGTCGTGAACAATGGCGAGCAACTCAGCATGGCCTATATGGACGTCGCGCCGGCGCAGCCGAACGGCCGCACCGTGGTGCTGCTGCATGGGCGTAACTTTCCATCGAGCTACTGGGCACCGTCATCAAGATGCTAAACGAGGCCGGTTATCGCGTCGTGGTGCCGGACCAGATCGGCTTCGGCAAATCCTCCAAACCTATGGGCGAATTGCATTTCGACACGCTGGCGCGCAACACCATCGCCCTGCTCGACCACTTGGAGATCAACAAAGCCGACATTGTCGCGCATTCGCTCGGCGGCATGCTGGGCGTGCGTATCGCGCGCGCTTACCCGGATCGCGTCGTCCACCTCGTGCTGACGGCCCCGATCGGGCTCGAGGACTACCGCCTCTATGTGCCGCCGACCCCGACTGAGAAGATCATCGAGACCGAGGACAAGCTCACCGCTGACGGCTATCGCAAGCAGCTCCAGACCAACTACGCCATCAAGCTGCCGCCTGAGGCAATCACGCCGTTCATCGATGCCCGCTTCAACATCAAGGGCAGCCCGGATTACCCGCGCTGGCTGCACGCCTTCGTCAGTTCGGGCCAGATGATCTATCGCGAGCCGGTCGCTCACGAGATTCCTCTCATCACCGAACCGACGCTGT
Encoded proteins:
- a CDS encoding NIPSNAP family protein, which gives rise to MSITVFIRYQLDPFKRAQFEEYSKRWLTIIPKCGGDLIGYFMPHEGTNNIAFALITFESLAAYEAYRARLRQDAESMANFHFAEDNKFILAEERTFLRKVVV
- a CDS encoding c-type cytochrome → MRTILAVALLCSAVAGASVAAEPSPEVIAYGKALVEAGDCAGCHTADPAKPFAGGKRIDTPFGAIYAPNLTPDRDTGIGAWPDADFTRAVRYGIAPDGSRYYPAFPYPYFTRMTKDDTLAIRAYLGTLAPVISRNKPPELRWPFGYRGLMRAWNLLFFKPGLFEPDQTKSVAWNRGGYLVTGPGHCGACHTPKNYFGADKTAQALSGSEVGGWYAPRLDGAPRSGLQSWSAEDITEYLQSGRNAKSHAGGPMAEVIVNSTSKMSDADVRAIAVYLKSLPPSRRETIVTPPDEAEMKAGQAVYAKFCIACHEADGSGAPRIYPPLPANALLQSINPSSTLRIILDGARTVTTPRAPNTGEMPAYARQLSDDEIAAVTNYIRNSWGNAGPLVTPAQVAKARGQEP
- a CDS encoding trimeric intracellular cation channel family protein translates to MWSLPPTDSVLHLLAYVAISAEGMTAALAAGRRSMDYVGVCLLACVTALGGGTLRDLFLGHYPLVWVANPVYLALPGGSALLTILIARLVHRLHVAFIVLDAIGLVVFTMIGCNVAWQMDASLPIVIVSGMVTGCAGGVLRDVLCNDVPLLFRSELYASVSVVTGLFYATAFGLNLNAELWTILTFVLGLSFRLLAVRYKWEMPKFVFTGDEEQEP
- a CDS encoding antibiotic biosynthesis monooxygenase; translation: MIAVIFEVWPKPEHRQDYFDLAADLKPILQTIDGFISVERFESLTEKGKILSLSFWRNEAAVAAWRNTMEHRRTQAKGRAQIFADYHLRIASVIRDYGMNDREQAPKDSRAVHDAH
- a CDS encoding isocitrate lyase/phosphoenolpyruvate mutase family protein, which produces MPVTIADKRATFRKMHESGCFILPNPVDVGGAKALQHLGFKAIASSSAGFAWTIGRADNRVTVEDVCQHLAALSSSVDIPVNADFEGGFAIEPDKVAENVERGVRTGIAGLSIEDSTGDKDKPIYERALAVERIKASRKAIGDSSTLLVGRCEAYLWGVTDLKLVIDRLTAYADAGADCLYAPGLKTREDIAAVVKAVHPKPFNLLIGGSGLSLREAEDLGVRRISVGGSLARAAWGGFMRAAKEMAEKGTFTELAGGYPGGELNKMFG
- a CDS encoding ArsR family transcriptional regulator is translated as MKSGPDIAMVAALVGDPARANMLTALMNGRALTASELAQEAGITPQTASSHLAKLEAGGLVEPEKQGRHRYYRLTDDDVAGVLEGLAGLAARTGHMRVRTGPKDPALRRARICYDHLAGDLGVQMLDSLRERNLVRQKKQEIELTAEGERFLAKYLQISPDMLSHPRRPVCKACLDWSERRHHLAGTLGAAMMQRFAELKWAARDATPGSRVVNFTRTGDKQFAALFGTRKD